A stretch of the Poseidonibacter parvus genome encodes the following:
- a CDS encoding zinc ribbon domain-containing protein, protein MKNSLKNFYKNNFTYSGKEKLSKLTILFIILLNIFVFITIGLGIDFQIKVLNNPNTSFSSQCRNILNSKSLNDYNNYIFMSGTYNSKYQSIKNLEIDERCTTIIDTKLDAVKKEHNIKVLRQNERILNNKQNKINNELSYLRENYNTVLFEKMSAQKSDKSIIKDDISSENIKEKYNSYLEENEKLKKEKQNIRKEFTDSKSVKELNAFVNINKKQILDDYKTQSKSYALKKELITLIFLLPLFLLSFYIMKRYLKNEKYTLYVMFKNIVVVILIPIVISVLTLIYMLLPKVFLEKVLKFFYEIEVPFVVYYFAIAFFVFVFGYLIVKIQKRFRENQKKLEENSISNTESYNKSICFKCSNKVDYLNMSFCPCCKNELKVKCPNCNKETIKNLKHCYNCGNDLK, encoded by the coding sequence ATGAAAAACTCACTTAAAAACTTTTATAAGAACAACTTTACTTATTCAGGAAAAGAAAAACTATCAAAACTAACAATATTATTTATAATACTTCTTAATATATTTGTTTTTATAACAATTGGATTAGGAATTGATTTTCAAATAAAAGTTTTAAATAATCCAAATACATCTTTTTCTTCACAGTGTAGAAATATTCTAAACTCTAAAAGTCTAAACGATTACAATAATTATATTTTTATGTCAGGAACATACAATAGTAAATATCAAAGTATTAAAAATTTAGAAATTGATGAGAGGTGTACTACTATTATTGATACTAAATTAGATGCAGTTAAAAAAGAGCATAATATTAAAGTATTAAGACAAAATGAAAGAATACTAAATAACAAGCAAAATAAGATAAATAATGAATTATCGTATTTAAGAGAAAATTATAATACAGTATTATTTGAAAAAATGTCGGCACAAAAATCTGATAAATCAATTATAAAAGATGATATCTCATCTGAGAATATAAAAGAAAAATACAACTCGTACTTAGAAGAAAATGAAAAGTTAAAAAAAGAAAAGCAAAATATCAGAAAGGAATTTACTGATTCTAAAAGTGTAAAAGAATTAAATGCCTTTGTTAACATTAATAAAAAACAAATATTAGATGATTATAAAACTCAAAGTAAATCTTACGCACTTAAAAAAGAGTTAATTACATTAATATTTTTATTACCACTTTTTTTATTGTCATTTTATATAATGAAAAGGTATTTAAAGAATGAAAAATACACATTATATGTAATGTTCAAAAACATTGTAGTAGTTATATTAATTCCAATAGTTATTTCTGTATTAACTCTAATTTATATGTTACTACCAAAAGTCTTTCTTGAAAAAGTATTAAAATTCTTTTATGAAATAGAAGTACCTTTTGTAGTGTATTATTTTGCAATTGCTTTTTTTGTATTTGTTTTTGGATATTTAATAGTAAAAATTCAAAAAAGATTTAGAGAAAATCAGAAAAAACTAGAAGAAAATTCTATTTCAAATACTGAAAGTTATAACAAAAGTATTTGTTTTAAATGTTCTAATAAAGTAGACTACTTAAATATGAGCTTTTGTCCATGTTGTAAAAATGAATTAAAAGTTAAATGTCCTAATTGTAATAAGGAAACGATAAAGAATTTGAAGCATTGTTATAATTGCGGTAATGATCTAAAATAA
- a CDS encoding alpha/beta fold hydrolase, translating into MALKSVSIDNKTYDISYEIVNPSCKKDIVFLHGWGSNKDIMKNVFSPYLNDFRHIYIDMPGFGKSSNEYELKTQDYTKIIDEFLKLLNSTKDVITGHSYGGKVATSLNPKNLVLLSTAGILEEKSFEVKAKIAIAKFFNALGLKNITKVFRSSDVNTMNEGMYSTFKNVVNEDFSQNFKDYKNNALIFWGEKDTATSLESGKKIASLIDSSTFISYDGDHYFFVKNAKDISERIENGIL; encoded by the coding sequence TTGGCATTAAAAAGTGTAAGTATTGATAATAAAACTTATGATATTTCTTATGAAATTGTAAATCCTTCTTGTAAAAAAGATATAGTTTTTTTACATGGTTGGGGCTCAAATAAAGATATTATGAAAAATGTATTCTCACCTTATTTAAATGATTTTAGACATATTTATATTGATATGCCAGGTTTTGGGAAAAGCTCAAATGAATACGAACTAAAAACTCAAGATTACACTAAAATTATAGATGAATTTTTAAAACTTTTAAACTCTACAAAAGATGTAATTACAGGTCACTCTTATGGTGGAAAAGTTGCTACTTCTTTAAATCCTAAAAATCTAGTTCTTTTAAGTACAGCAGGTATTTTAGAAGAAAAATCTTTTGAAGTAAAAGCTAAAATTGCAATTGCAAAATTCTTTAATGCACTTGGTTTAAAAAATATTACAAAAGTGTTCAGAAGTTCAGATGTTAATACTATGAATGAAGGAATGTATTCAACATTTAAAAATGTTGTAAATGAAGATTTCTCACAAAACTTTAAAGATTATAAAAATAATGCCTTAATTTTTTGGGGAGAAAAAGATACAGCTACATCTTTAGAATCTGGTAAAAAAATTGCATCTTTAATTGATTCATCAACTTTTATATCTTATGATGGAGATCATTACTTCTTTGTAAAAAATGCAAAAGATATAAGCGAGAGAATAGAAAATGGAATACTTTAA
- a CDS encoding 50S ribosomal protein L23, whose translation MADITDIKAILYTEKTIELQENGVIVVQTSPRMTKNGLKEVFKEYFGVTPSKVNSLRQNGKVKRFKGKLGARPDFKKFYVTLPEGAEIANLSA comes from the coding sequence ATGGCAGATATAACAGATATTAAAGCAATATTATATACAGAAAAAACGATTGAGCTTCAAGAAAATGGTGTAATCGTTGTTCAAACTAGTCCAAGAATGACTAAGAATGGACTAAAAGAAGTATTTAAAGAATATTTTGGTGTTACTCCATCAAAAGTTAATTCTTTAAGACAAAATGGAAAAGTTAAAAGATTTAAAGGGAAATTAGGTGCTAGACCAGATTTCAAAAAATTCTATGTAACATTACCAGAGGGCGCTGAAATAGCGAACCTTTCAGCTTAA
- the rplD gene encoding 50S ribosomal protein L4 has translation MSNAIVLNDKFEANGDVALPAKFAEINSHNLYLYAKSYLAAQRANTARVKNRSEVRGGGKKPKAQKGSGGARWGSKRSPLFVGGGQVFGPTKRNYVQKVNKKQKALALSFALNAQAENGSLFITDSITVESGKTKDALAILNKLNQRDTLVVVDTIDEKTYLAFRNVKNCYMIEKQEVNAYLIAAYHSVLIEKSVFESLTKEA, from the coding sequence ATGAGTAATGCAATAGTATTAAATGACAAATTTGAAGCTAATGGTGATGTAGCATTACCAGCTAAGTTTGCTGAGATTAACTCTCACAACTTATATTTATATGCTAAATCATACTTAGCAGCTCAAAGAGCAAATACTGCTAGAGTTAAAAATAGATCAGAAGTTAGAGGTGGTGGTAAAAAACCTAAAGCTCAAAAAGGTTCTGGTGGTGCTAGATGGGGTTCTAAAAGATCTCCTTTATTCGTTGGTGGGGGTCAAGTTTTTGGTCCTACTAAGAGAAACTATGTACAAAAAGTAAATAAAAAACAAAAAGCTTTAGCATTAAGTTTTGCCTTAAATGCACAAGCTGAAAATGGTTCTTTATTTATAACTGATTCAATTACAGTTGAATCTGGTAAAACAAAAGACGCACTAGCGATTTTAAACAAATTAAACCAAAGAGATACTCTAGTTGTAGTTGATACAATTGATGAGAAAACATACTTAGCGTTTAGAAATGTTAAAAATTGTTACATGATTGAAAAGCAAGAAGTTAACGCTTATTTAATTGCAGCATACCATTCAGTACTAATTGAAAAATCAGTATTTGAATCATTAACAAAAGAGGCTTAA
- the ruvA gene encoding Holliday junction branch migration protein RuvA: MIVGLIGKIIKKEPTLLNVNVNGIIYEIFVSLNCSSKIISDDVTLDITHIIREDSQTLYGFLDSSEKKLFDTVIKINGVGPKVALAICSTFTPSSFAQIVNENDVSMLKRVPGIGPKGASRILVELSGIVIDLNAEDDSSSNSASLEASLALESLGFKKDVLAKVLKTCTSTNTSDLVKEALKKLQK; this comes from the coding sequence ATGATAGTAGGCCTTATAGGTAAAATAATTAAAAAAGAACCAACATTATTAAATGTTAATGTTAATGGGATAATTTATGAAATATTTGTTTCACTAAATTGTAGTTCAAAAATTATTAGTGATGATGTGACATTAGATATTACACACATAATTAGAGAAGATTCTCAAACTTTATATGGTTTTTTAGACTCAAGTGAAAAAAAGCTTTTTGATACAGTTATCAAAATAAATGGTGTTGGACCAAAAGTTGCACTTGCAATTTGTTCAACATTTACTCCTTCATCTTTTGCGCAAATAGTAAATGAAAACGATGTTTCAATGCTAAAAAGAGTACCTGGTATTGGTCCTAAAGGTGCTAGTCGTATTTTAGTAGAACTTTCAGGAATAGTTATTGACTTAAATGCAGAAGATGATAGTAGCAGTAATTCTGCTTCTTTAGAAGCATCATTAGCTTTAGAATCATTAGGATTTAAAAAAGATGTTTTAGCAAAAGTTTTAAAAACTTGTACTTCTACAAATACAAGCGATTTAGTAAAAGAAGCATTAAAAAAATTACAAAAATAG
- the rplC gene encoding 50S ribosomal protein L3 has product MEFIVEKIGMSRTVSVPAVPVTLLRVLDTKVCEVTDGVAFVSYASGKKMNKTIEGQQKKFDLSKEFNRFATLEVANTEAGDLDVSGLSEAKVLKTTFNTKGRGFSGVVKRWNFAGGRASHGHRMGKRTGSIGNAEWPGRVQPGKKMPGQYGNTTVSVKNDVVSFDAETGILVVKGSVSGANGRLGKVKVAK; this is encoded by the coding sequence ATGGAATTTATCGTAGAAAAAATTGGTATGAGTAGAACTGTTTCAGTTCCTGCTGTTCCTGTTACACTTTTAAGAGTTCTTGATACTAAGGTATGTGAAGTGACTGACGGTGTAGCATTTGTTTCTTATGCATCTGGTAAAAAGATGAATAAAACAATTGAAGGGCAACAAAAGAAATTCGACTTATCTAAAGAGTTTAACAGATTTGCAACTTTAGAAGTAGCAAACACTGAAGCTGGTGATTTAGATGTAAGTGGTTTATCAGAAGCAAAAGTATTAAAAACAACTTTTAACACTAAAGGTAGAGGTTTCTCTGGTGTAGTTAAAAGATGGAACTTTGCAGGTGGTAGAGCATCTCACGGTCATAGAATGGGTAAAAGAACTGGTTCAATTGGTAATGCTGAATGGCCAGGTAGAGTTCAACCAGGTAAGAAAATGCCAGGACAATACGGAAATACAACTGTTAGCGTTAAAAATGATGTAGTATCATTTGATGCAGAAACTGGAATTTTAGTAGTAAAAGGTTCAGTATCTGGTGCAAACGGTAGATTAGGAAAAGTAAAGGTTGCTAAATGA
- a CDS encoding HIT family protein → MEHLYAPWRYEYVSEEKIEGCIFCHISKNIDDEKLQVLFSDEFCYVVMNKFPYSPGHMMVIPHFHTDKIEELDDNTWNAMSVRVRQGVKLLKDVMSCEGVNIGMNLGKAAGAGIEQHVHYHMLPRWLGDTNFITSIATARVYPANFDEIYTKLKSKSNKYFI, encoded by the coding sequence ATGGAACACTTATATGCACCATGGCGATATGAATATGTTAGTGAAGAAAAAATTGAAGGATGTATTTTTTGTCATATATCTAAAAATATAGATGATGAAAAACTTCAAGTTCTTTTTAGTGATGAATTTTGTTATGTTGTTATGAATAAGTTTCCATACTCACCAGGTCATATGATGGTTATTCCACACTTTCACACAGATAAAATTGAAGAACTAGATGATAATACTTGGAACGCTATGAGTGTAAGAGTAAGACAAGGGGTAAAGCTTTTAAAAGATGTTATGTCTTGTGAAGGTGTAAATATTGGTATGAATCTTGGAAAAGCAGCAGGAGCTGGAATTGAACAGCATGTTCACTATCATATGCTTCCTAGATGGCTTGGCGATACAAATTTTATTACTTCAATTGCAACAGCTAGAGTTTATCCTGCAAATTTTGACGAAATTTATACAAAGTTAAAATCTAAATCAAATAAATATTTTATTTAA
- the rplV gene encoding 50S ribosomal protein L22 has translation MARAILKFIRLSPTKARLIAREVQGMNAEYAIASLEFTPNKAAGIISKVIASAVANAGLEPENAVITSARVDNGPVLKRFTPRARGSASPKHKPTAHIMIEVAAAEKGDK, from the coding sequence ATGGCAAGAGCAATATTAAAATTTATTAGACTTTCTCCTACAAAAGCAAGATTAATTGCTAGAGAAGTTCAAGGTATGAATGCTGAATATGCAATCGCATCATTAGAATTTACTCCTAACAAGGCTGCTGGAATTATTTCTAAAGTAATTGCATCTGCTGTAGCAAATGCAGGTTTAGAACCAGAAAATGCTGTTATTACTTCTGCAAGAGTTGATAACGGTCCAGTTCTTAAGAGATTTACTCCAAGAGCAAGAGGAAGTGCTTCTCCAAAGCATAAACCAACTGCACATATTATGATTGAAGTAGCTGCTGCTGAAAAAGGAGACAAGTAA
- a CDS encoding D-alanine--D-alanine ligase, with translation MKIAVVFGGVSFEHEISIVSSIAMKDVLSDELVYIFLDENRDFYHIPTNTIKSKLFSSGEYKKCDKVTISKNGFFKKAGLLGKDKPIDFDVVLNLSHGGDGEDGILSSVLEFFNIPFIAPRTEACVVSSNKFLTKGYASSVDVKTIDYKYYTKGDSVTVDTFPVIVKPVRLGSSIGVAIVKTQEELDYSLDVAYEFDNAIIIEPFISGVKEYNLAGTKVNGEFKFSIIEEPQKTEFLDFDKKYLDFSRTSKAVEVDLGEELNAKVKDAFEKIYNNLFEGSIIRCDFFIVDNEVYLNEINSIPGSMANYLFSNFDTLFKSVATSLPRKKHIPVTYEYVNKIHASKGK, from the coding sequence ATGAAAATAGCAGTAGTTTTTGGTGGGGTTAGTTTTGAACATGAAATTTCAATTGTAAGTTCAATTGCAATGAAAGATGTGTTAAGTGATGAATTAGTTTATATATTTTTAGATGAAAATAGAGACTTTTATCATATTCCAACTAACACTATTAAATCAAAATTATTTAGCTCAGGTGAGTATAAAAAATGTGATAAAGTTACTATTTCAAAAAATGGTTTCTTTAAAAAAGCAGGACTTTTAGGAAAAGATAAACCTATAGATTTTGATGTTGTTTTAAACCTTTCTCATGGTGGAGATGGTGAAGATGGTATTTTATCTTCAGTATTAGAATTTTTTAATATCCCTTTTATTGCACCAAGAACAGAAGCATGTGTTGTTAGTTCAAATAAATTTTTAACAAAAGGTTATGCTTCTTCTGTTGATGTTAAAACTATTGATTATAAATATTACACAAAAGGTGATAGTGTTACAGTTGATACTTTTCCTGTAATTGTAAAGCCAGTTAGACTTGGTTCTTCAATTGGTGTAGCAATTGTTAAAACACAAGAAGAATTAGATTATTCTTTAGATGTTGCATATGAGTTTGATAATGCAATAATTATTGAACCTTTTATTTCAGGTGTTAAAGAATACAACTTAGCAGGTACTAAAGTAAATGGTGAATTTAAATTCTCAATTATAGAAGAGCCTCAAAAAACAGAATTTTTAGATTTTGATAAAAAATATTTAGATTTTTCAAGAACTTCAAAAGCTGTAGAAGTTGATTTAGGTGAAGAATTAAATGCAAAAGTAAAAGATGCTTTTGAAAAGATTTACAATAATTTATTTGAAGGTTCAATAATTAGATGTGATTTCTTTATAGTTGATAATGAAGTTTATTTAAATGAAATAAATTCAATCCCAGGTTCTATGGCAAACTATTTATTCTCTAATTTTGATACTTTATTTAAAAGTGTTGCAACTTCATTACCAAGAAAAAAACATATTCCAGTTACTTATGAATATGTAAATAAAATTCATGCAAGCAAAGGCAAATAA
- the rplB gene encoding 50S ribosomal protein L2, which translates to MAIKKFRPITPARRFMSVMDTSDITSKPTVRSLLVRVKAAAGRNNNGRITSRHKEAGAKKLYRIIDFKRNKFGVEGTVSTIEYDPYRNCRICLVTYADGDKRYILQPSGLKVGAKIQAAESGLDILPGNAMRLINIPVGTMVHNIEMKPGKGGQIARSAGGYAQIMGREDKYVILRLPSGEMRKILSVCIATIGIVGNEDFSNMVIGKAGRQRHLGKRPQTRGSAMNPIDHPHGGGEGKTNSGRHPVTPWGMPTKGYKTRKKKASDKLIISRKKK; encoded by the coding sequence ATGGCAATTAAAAAATTTAGACCAATAACTCCTGCAAGAAGATTTATGTCTGTAATGGATACTTCTGATATTACTTCTAAACCAACAGTTAGATCTTTACTTGTAAGAGTAAAAGCTGCAGCTGGTAGAAATAATAACGGTAGAATCACTTCTAGACACAAAGAAGCAGGTGCTAAGAAATTATATAGAATTATTGATTTCAAAAGAAATAAATTCGGTGTAGAGGGTACTGTTTCAACTATTGAGTACGACCCATACAGAAACTGTAGAATTTGTTTAGTAACTTATGCTGATGGTGATAAAAGATATATCTTACAACCTTCTGGTTTAAAAGTTGGTGCTAAAATTCAAGCTGCTGAGTCAGGACTTGATATTTTACCAGGTAACGCAATGAGATTAATCAATATTCCAGTTGGTACTATGGTTCATAACATTGAAATGAAACCAGGTAAAGGTGGACAAATCGCTAGATCTGCTGGTGGATATGCTCAAATCATGGGTAGAGAAGATAAGTATGTTATTCTTAGACTTCCTTCAGGTGAAATGAGAAAAATTCTTTCTGTTTGTATTGCAACAATTGGTATTGTTGGAAATGAAGACTTCTCTAATATGGTTATCGGTAAAGCTGGTAGACAAAGACATTTAGGTAAGAGACCACAAACAAGAGGTTCTGCAATGAACCCAATTGATCACCCGCATGGTGGTGGTGAAGGTAAAACTAACTCTGGAAGACATCCTGTTACTCCATGGGGTATGCCAACTAAAGGTTATAAAACTAGAAAGAAAAAAGCTAGTGATAAACTAATCATTTCAAGAAAAAAGAAGTAA
- the rpsJ gene encoding 30S ribosomal protein S10: MEKIRLKLKAYDHRVLDRSVASIVEAVKRTGAELRGPIPLPTKIRRYTVLKGPHVNKDSREQFEIRVHSRMIDIIAATPDTVDSLMKLDLAPEVDVEVRSMGQE, translated from the coding sequence ATGGAAAAAATTAGATTAAAGTTAAAAGCTTACGATCACAGAGTTTTAGACAGAAGTGTTGCTTCAATAGTTGAAGCTGTTAAGAGAACTGGTGCTGAGTTGAGAGGTCCTATACCTTTACCAACAAAGATTAGAAGATATACAGTTCTAAAAGGTCCTCACGTTAATAAGGATTCTAGAGAGCAATTTGAAATCAGAGTTCATTCAAGAATGATTGATATTATAGCTGCAACTCCAGATACAGTAGATTCATTAATGAAACTTGACTTAGCTCCAGAAGTTGATGTTGAAGTTAGATCTATGGGTCAAGAATAA
- a CDS encoding Mur ligase family protein — translation MEYFNLFTQILLIMCLGYYLITNLQWYNYKLERVVLKHHKWQWHITYFFTPIVLFYLIPTIYYSIYFYVLYLTSFIIWNRKLDRPVVLTSRVKRFLAILLFATFAISGLCLASPECNNTFVFIPLIIAYVVSLVLEKIFFISFKHKGKQRVHSITGLKIIAITASYGKTSIKNYLHHVLKKKYKTYKTPRSVNTIGGIVLDVNRDIPLDTQIYIAEAGAREKGDIEEISMFLEPQICVIGSVGEQHIEYFKTLDNIIHTKMELLKSPRMQKGFVHESVPIKDYETITKFPNNLHITKSSLDGIWFDVEVNGNLEHFHAPILGSFNAINLTAVILVAHELGMSIDEIKLALKSLPQVEHRLQLIKAGGKVIVDDSFNGNLEGMLEAVNICSTYEGRKVIITPGLVESTDEANILLAKEINEKFDYVILTGSLNTQLLSAHIDSQKIFILKDKALMENTLAEQTRVGDLILFANDAPNFI, via the coding sequence ATGGAATACTTTAATTTATTTACACAAATTTTATTAATTATGTGTTTAGGTTATTACCTAATCACAAACTTACAGTGGTACAACTATAAACTAGAACGAGTTGTTTTAAAACATCATAAATGGCAATGGCATATAACTTACTTTTTTACTCCTATTGTACTTTTTTATTTAATACCAACTATTTACTATTCAATATATTTTTATGTATTGTATTTAACAAGTTTTATTATATGGAATAGAAAACTTGACCGTCCTGTTGTTTTAACATCTAGAGTGAAAAGATTTCTAGCAATACTTTTATTCGCAACATTTGCAATTTCTGGTTTATGTTTAGCAAGTCCTGAATGTAATAATACCTTTGTATTTATTCCTTTAATAATCGCTTATGTAGTATCACTAGTATTAGAAAAAATATTCTTTATATCTTTTAAACATAAAGGAAAGCAAAGAGTTCATAGTATTACTGGTTTAAAAATTATTGCAATTACTGCATCTTACGGAAAAACATCAATTAAAAACTACTTACATCATGTTTTAAAGAAAAAATATAAAACATACAAAACTCCAAGATCTGTAAATACAATTGGTGGAATTGTATTAGATGTAAATAGAGATATTCCTCTTGATACACAAATATACATTGCAGAAGCAGGTGCTAGAGAAAAAGGTGACATTGAAGAAATATCAATGTTTCTTGAACCTCAAATTTGTGTGATTGGTAGTGTTGGAGAGCAACACATTGAATATTTTAAGACCTTAGATAATATTATTCATACAAAAATGGAACTTTTAAAATCTCCTCGAATGCAAAAAGGTTTTGTTCACGAAAGTGTACCTATTAAAGATTATGAAACTATTACAAAATTTCCAAATAACTTACATATTACAAAAAGCTCACTAGATGGCATTTGGTTTGATGTGGAAGTAAATGGTAATTTAGAACATTTCCATGCACCAATTCTTGGAAGTTTTAATGCAATTAATTTAACAGCAGTAATATTAGTTGCTCATGAATTAGGTATGAGTATTGATGAGATTAAACTTGCACTAAAATCTTTACCTCAAGTTGAACATAGATTACAACTTATAAAAGCAGGTGGAAAAGTAATTGTTGATGATTCTTTTAATGGAAATTTAGAAGGAATGCTTGAAGCTGTAAATATCTGTTCTACTTATGAAGGTAGAAAGGTAATTATAACGCCAGGTTTAGTTGAATCAACAGATGAAGCAAATATCTTACTTGCAAAAGAAATAAACGAAAAATTTGATTATGTAATTTTAACAGGAAGTTTAAATACTCAATTATTAAGTGCACACATAGATTCACAAAAAATATTTATTTTAAAAGATAAAGCTTTAATGGAAAATACCTTGGCTGAGCAAACACGAGTAGGGGATCTAATACTTTTTGCAAATGATGCACCAAACTTTATATAG
- the rpsS gene encoding 30S ribosomal protein S19, which produces MSRSIKKGPFIDAHLLKKVQKAVEANDKKPIKTWSRRSMILPDMIGLTFNVHNGRNFVPVNVTENHVGYKLGEFAPTRTFKGHKGSVQRKA; this is translated from the coding sequence ATGTCAAGATCAATAAAAAAAGGTCCATTTATAGACGCACACTTATTAAAGAAAGTTCAAAAAGCTGTTGAAGCTAATGATAAAAAACCAATCAAAACTTGGTCAAGAAGATCTATGATCTTACCAGATATGATTGGACTTACTTTTAATGTGCACAATGGAAGAAACTTCGTTCCTGTAAATGTTACAGAGAACCATGTTGGATATAAATTAGGTGAATTTGCACCTACTAGAACGTTTAAGGGCCATAAAGGTTCTGTTCAAAGAAAGGCGTAA